Part of the Chloracidobacterium thermophilum B genome is shown below.
TGGCGCAGGGCAATCGGGTGCGTCTTTACGTGGTGGATGCCCAGGTCAACCTGCCCATCGAGTTGCTCGAAACCGTGGACGGCCAACGGGTCAGTCTGACCGAATGGCGTGATCTGCGGCTTGATGTCGGTTTGACTGAGGCTGCTTTTCAGCCGTGACTGGCGGCCTGGTGCTTGCCCGTCCTGCGCCGTGTTCATACGCCCATCCCTAGCGACCAGGCGGCGAGTTGCAGCTTGCCGCGCAGGGTTTTCATGGCTTCTTCGACGGCGCTGTGTTCCGAGCCGCTGTGCATCTTGCAGTTGACACAGCGCGGGTCCTGGCGGCTTTCCCAGTAGTTCCAGTCAACCGTGTTCCAGAAGGTCTCAAAGTCCTGAAAATAGCCTTCGCCCTCGATGAGGTAGCAGGGCGCTTTCCAGCCCTTCGGCGTGTAGTTGACCGTGGACCACGGCGCGCAGGGAAGCTCAATGAGGCCGGCAGCGAAGTCCAGAAACTTGGGCGTGGCGTTGATCTTGTATTTCTTCGCAAAGGCGCGGATGGCCCGGAATTTTTCGTGCGTCTGTTCGCGGTTGAGAAAAATGTCGTTTTTGACGCTCTGGTACTCGTAGCCCGGAGAAATCAAAATCCCGTTCGCGCCGAGTTCATCCACGAGTTGGCAAAGCTGCTCGACTTCCTCGATCCTGGTTTCGCGGAAGACCGTTGTGTTCAGATAGACGTTGTAGCCGAGTTTTTTGGCTTTTCGGATGGCATCAATGGCCTTGTCAAACACCCCGGCGCGGTTGGTGACGTAATCGTGGGTTTCGCGCATGCCATCGAGATGAATCATCAGCAGCAGCCGGTGGGTGGGCGGCACGACGCCGAAGAGTTTTTCTTCGAGCTTGAGCGCATTGGTGCAGAAGATCACGTGCTTGTCGCGGGCAAACAGCCCTTCGAGCAGTTCTTTGAGTTCCGGGTACAGGCATGGCTCGCCGCCACAGATGTTGACAATAGGCGCGCCACAGGCGTCCACGGCGGCAAAGCATTTTTCCGGTGGCAACCGGTCGGAGAGTTTGCCGGTGTAACGCTCGGTTGAGCAGCCCAGGCAGGCAAGGTTGCAGGTGTAGAGCGGTTCAAGCATGAGCACGGTCGGGTAACGTTTCCGACCAAGGCGTTCCATTCTGGCGCGGTGGCGCGCTTGCGCAAGCGTGAACTGGAGGGGGAAGCGCATGATGTTTGGGTCTCGGCGTAGGCGACTTGGGAAAACTCCGGTGGTGCCGGTGATTGTCCTTGCACTTGGCGTTTTCAAGGTTGCCGTTGGTATCACATCTGACAGTCAGCAACAATGACGGCTTCCGTTGCTGAGCCTCGCAGGTTTCCGGCGTCCGGTGTTGCGCGGAACATGTTTCCGGACCAGCGAAAGCGGCAATGCCGTGGGGATGACCCAACGGGTGCCCTGACAAGGAAACAGACAGGGCGCTGGCCCTTGTTTTGGAACGAAGGTGTGCCTAACGTAAGCCTCAGTTCTCACCTTGGCGAAAGGACGACCAATCCATGTCTGCTCCACACACCGCACCCGATACTCCGGCGACTGCGGACCTGCCGACCTACCAGATGCTCATTGACGGACAGCTCGTTGGGGCTGAAAACGGGCGTGTTTTTCACACGGTTTCGCCGGCCGATGGGATGCCGCTGGCGGCGGTTCCCCATGCTTCAGTCGCCGACGCCGAGCGGGCGGTACAGGCGGCGCGTGCAGCCTTTGAACTGGGCACCTGGCGCAATGCCGACGGCTCGATGCGGGCGAAGATTCTGAACCGGCTGGCTGACCTCATCGAAGCCAATCTCGATGTTCTGGCGCAGCTTGAAGCTATGGATCAGGGCAAGCCGGTTGGCTATGCCCGCGCCTTTGAAATCCCGGTGGTGGTGGACACGTTCCGGCACTTTGCCGGCTGGGCTGACAAAATCTACGGCGAAACCATCCCGGTGCCGGCATCGGGATTGGATTTTACGTTGCGGGAGCCGGTGGGCGTGTGTGTAGGGTTTGCGCCCAACAACTATCCGCTGGTGTTGGCGGCGTTCAAAATCGCTCCGGCACTGGCGGCTGGCAACAGTGTGGTGCTTAAGCCATCGCCGGCAACGCCGCTCACGGCGCTGAAACTGGGCGAGTTGTGTGTGTCCGCCGGACTGCCCGATGGGGTGCTCAATATCGTCACCGAACCGGGGCATGAAGTGGCGGCTTACCTGCTTGAACATCCTGAAGTGGATTTGGTGTCGCTGACCGGTGGGACGGAAACCGGCAAGCTGGTGAGCCGGGCCGCGGCCGGGACGCTCAAACGGGTGCTGCTCGAACTTGGCGGCAAGTCGCCGTTCATCATCTGTGCCGACGCCGACATGGAGCTGGCCGTGACGGGCGCGCTGATGGGGACGTTTTACAACTCCGGCCAGACCTGTACGGCGAGCACGCGGATTTTCGTCCACCGCGCTGTGTACGAGGAATTCCTGGAGCGCTTTGCTGCGGAAGCTGACCGGCTCGTAGTGGGTCCACCGCTCGATGAGGCGACCAACAACGGCCCACTCGTGACCCGCAGCCAATACGAGAAGGTGCTGGGTTACATCGAATTGGGGCAGGCAGAAGGCGCACGGCTCATCACGGGCGGCACGCATCCGGCCGGGCTGCCGGAAGCCGGCAACTATCTGCGCCCCACCATCTTTGCCGACGCGCACAATCGCATGCGCATTGCGCAGGAGGAAATCTTTGGGCCTGTGGCGTCGGTCATTCCTTTCGAGGATGAAGACGAGGTGATTGCCCAGGCCAACGATTCGGTTTATGGGCTGGCGGCTTCCGTCTGGACGCGCGACATCAAGCGCGGTCTCAGCATGATGAAAGCCCTGCGTGCCGGGCAGGTATGGATCAACAACCACAACATCTTTTTCCCGCACGCGCCCTTTGGGGGCTACAAGCAAAGCGGCAATGCCCGTGAGGGAGGCGCGGAGGCGCTGCGCCACTACACGCAGGTCAAAAATGTCTATGTCGAACTGGGGGATATGTTGCTGACCCCGTTCTAGGTTTCAGCCGGAGCGCCCGCTCACGATGTGCCATCGTGAGCGGGCCGTCGGTTGGACGAGGGCGTACTAACTGGTTTTTTCGTCATCCGGCAGAGCGATTTCATCCACATCGCTGAACGGCTCCGGCAGGGCGTGGCGTTTGAGGTCGGCAAGGGAGACCACTTCGAGCGCCTTTTCGTGGGTGGCTTCGAGAATGACCGGCGGCGCGACACCGGCTTCAAGGGCTTCCTTCCAGCGGGAAACACAGAGGCACCACTGGTCGCCGGGTTTGAGTCCGGGAAAGCGGAACCACGGGGCGGGGGTTGACAGGTCATTGCCCCGCGATTTGGTGAAGGCCAGAAACTCGGCCGTCATCCGGGCGCAGACGACGTGGGTACCGATGTCATCGGGGCCGGTTTCGCACTTGCCCGTCCGGTAAAAGCCGGTCATCGGGGAGGTGCAGCAGGTTTCGAGCGGGCCGCCAAGGACGTTGCGGGGTGTCTTGGTCTGGGACATAGGCTTGACCTTGAGTTGAATACTGGAATGATGCTTTTGGCATGAGGATTCCGGGAGTACTCCGGTGCGGAAATTCTGGTTTGAGTGACAAGTGACCGTCAAGCCAGCGGGTCACCGGCTGCCCGGCGTGTAGCTTTGGTGTTTTTCACAAAGGGGCACTGGGATGCTGAGTCCAATTTTTGAGTACACCGCGCCGGTTTCGCCCATTCTGCCGGGTGAAGCCGCGCAGCTTGCCAGAAACTTTGCCTGTGTTGATCCGCACCAGCGGACGTTTATCGGGTTGCCGCCGTCGGTCAAGGAAGCTCATGGGTTGCCTTCGGCGACCTGCGTTACCGTTACATTTGAGATCAACGGTGTCTTGGGCAGTGTAACGGCTTACATTGCCGGCGGGCGGGGTGGAATGCTACGGCTTTCGACGGATTTGATGGAGGCGTTGCACCTGACGCCGAACATGAAGGCGACGGTCCGGTTACTTTCCCGCGATGGGGACCGCCCGCAGATGGAGATCAGGGGCGTGAAAGCAGAGGATACCCTTGGGTAAGGTGGGTTTTTCATCAGACCCGTAGCTGGTCATCGCCGGCAGGCGGAAGGCCCATTCACCTTCGCTCAAAACCGAGACGACCAGGCG
Proteins encoded:
- the hpnH gene encoding adenosyl-hopene transferase HpnH; amino-acid sequence: MRFPLQFTLAQARHRARMERLGRKRYPTVLMLEPLYTCNLACLGCSTERYTGKLSDRLPPEKCFAAVDACGAPIVNICGGEPCLYPELKELLEGLFARDKHVIFCTNALKLEEKLFGVVPPTHRLLLMIHLDGMRETHDYVTNRAGVFDKAIDAIRKAKKLGYNVYLNTTVFRETRIEEVEQLCQLVDELGANGILISPGYEYQSVKNDIFLNREQTHEKFRAIRAFAKKYKINATPKFLDFAAGLIELPCAPWSTVNYTPKGWKAPCYLIEGEGYFQDFETFWNTVDWNYWESRQDPRCVNCKMHSGSEHSAVEEAMKTLRGKLQLAAWSLGMGV
- a CDS encoding aldehyde dehydrogenase family protein — translated: MSAPHTAPDTPATADLPTYQMLIDGQLVGAENGRVFHTVSPADGMPLAAVPHASVADAERAVQAARAAFELGTWRNADGSMRAKILNRLADLIEANLDVLAQLEAMDQGKPVGYARAFEIPVVVDTFRHFAGWADKIYGETIPVPASGLDFTLREPVGVCVGFAPNNYPLVLAAFKIAPALAAGNSVVLKPSPATPLTALKLGELCVSAGLPDGVLNIVTEPGHEVAAYLLEHPEVDLVSLTGGTETGKLVSRAAAGTLKRVLLELGGKSPFIICADADMELAVTGALMGTFYNSGQTCTASTRIFVHRAVYEEFLERFAAEADRLVVGPPLDEATNNGPLVTRSQYEKVLGYIELGQAEGARLITGGTHPAGLPEAGNYLRPTIFADAHNRMRIAQEEIFGPVASVIPFEDEDEVIAQANDSVYGLAASVWTRDIKRGLSMMKALRAGQVWINNHNIFFPHAPFGGYKQSGNAREGGAEALRHYTQVKNVYVELGDMLLTPF
- a CDS encoding DUF2237 family protein, which produces MSQTKTPRNVLGGPLETCCTSPMTGFYRTGKCETGPDDIGTHVVCARMTAEFLAFTKSRGNDLSTPAPWFRFPGLKPGDQWCLCVSRWKEALEAGVAPPVILEATHEKALEVVSLADLKRHALPEPFSDVDEIALPDDEKTS